The window CGAACAGGAAAAAATTGAGGATTTAAAAACATTGCTTGGTCATAAAAAAAGTGAAGTTTTCATCGGTGGCTTATCGGGCATTCTTTTAGCCGTTGTTGTATACAGCTTTGGCAATTTTTAAATTGAAAAAGACCACAACTCGCACAGAAATGGAGTTGTGATCTTTTTACAAATCAATTACGCCTCGGCGTAATTGCGTCCAGATTTTTTTCGAACCCGCTCGAAAAGCTTCCTTTCAAAATCTGGGACATCTGTCGGGGCTTTGGGCCAACACGATGTTGGTCAATCAGGCTTTGCCGCAAGATGCAATGTTCTTCGCCTGATTTCCCCTACTTTAGCCGGGGTTGAACCCACATTGAGTTAAGTGTATATTTTGCATTCATCCCCCACTTATAGTAGTGACGAACTTCTGCTGAAGCAAGTTAAAACATACGATAGCCAGCTTTACGTAATGCAATCATCACAAAACCTGCGACAACCGCACCGCCAAACCCACCCGATAAAATGACAATGTCGACTAAATGCAACGCTTGGAATCTATCCATAAGCTCTGGGAAAGCTGAGCCAGGCTTAAAGATATAATCCAGGAAACTCACCTCGTCAATGATAAATACGACAACGACTGGATAAACAATAGCCATTAACCAAGTCATACGTAATAACATATTTAGAAGGAAACCAATCCCAAAAAACATTACAAAAAAGAGAACAACCGAAATAATTACTTGTACTAAGGAAACGTCATTCATAATATGTATACCCTCCATCTTATCTCTCACAAGTTTACATGATTAAGAGCATGCTTTCAATTCTACATTGACAATAAAAAAGAGAAGCAATGAATTGTCAAAACTTCTCCATAATGTGAAAAATTTACGCAAATTATAATTGTTATTTCTTGAAAAATAAGTGATATTCACTATACCCAAAAACATCACCCGGATTAACCCCTTCAATAATTGGATGAATATGCCGTTTTACATGTTCCTGTGCCATTTCTTTGAGCATCACTGAAGCATGTTCATTTTCTATGATCAATGAAGGCGTTAGCCAACAAGCTTCAGCAATTTCACGTTCCTGTAAGTGAATAACTGGATCTCCCTCGATGGGCTGACAATAAAATATAGCCATATTATCACTAATATCATTCATAATTACACCCGAGCGAAATCCAATAAGTCCCATCACTTCGCATGCAATCCCTGTTTCTTCTTTCACTTCTCGTATTACTGCCGTTGTGACAGTTTCAGCTTGTTGTACAAAACCTGCTGGCAACGACCACGCCCCTTTTAAACCACCATATGTTTTTTTTACAAGAAGCCACTCACCGTTCGCATTTTCAACAATTGCGGCTACACCAAGCCATACTTTTCCACGATCTGTCGCCATTTCCCCACACCTTCCCCTCTTTCTACTATCATAACAAAATTCAGCTCTCTAATAAGGGTATTATTGATTTTGAAGCATGGCGAGGAGTTGAGCCTAAGTTATATCATCCTTGAGAATGAATAAACACTTAAACAATCATTTATATCTCGGCATAATTGCTTCTTAAATATACTGCTTTGTGTATCTATTATCTTATAAAAATATTGTTTTCTCTTGAAGTTGACGTTAACGTAAATGGTAAGTTAATCGTAACAGGAGGTGCGGATCGTGAAATCGATTCAGCAAATGAGCAAACATTATCGAGTAACAGCACGGACGTTGCGTTACTACGAAGAACTTGGTATTTTAACACCGAATCGCCAAGGGAATACAAGGCTTTATTCACAACGCGAAGAAGCAAAAATGAAATTAATCGTTCGAGGGAAGCAATTTGGTTTTACCCTTGATGAAATTAAGGAAATGGTGCATCTATTTAATGCGGATCGAACAGGAATAAAGCAGCTGGAGCGCACGATTCAATTTGGTGATGAAAAAATAGCACTCATTGATAAACAAATTGCTGAGCTGATGAACATTCGTACAGAACTGGAACAAATGAAACATGATTTCCAAAAAAAATTACAAGTTTTGAAGGGAGACTCTTCATGAACACATCGGAATTATTAACGAGAGCGGCACGTAAATATCCACAGCAGACGGCAATTCAAAGTATGGGACAAGCGGTTAGTTATGCAGCACTAAACTTTCAAGCGAATCAGCTCGCACAGTCTATGCAGCAACAAGGCATTGTAAAGGGTGACAAAGTAGCGATTTTTATGCCGAATGTAACGGAATTTGTTGTAAGTTATTTTGCCATTGCAAAGCTTGGAGCAATTGTTGTACCAATGAATGCGAAATTTACTGCGACGGAAATTGAGTTTGTGTTAAATCATGCAGATGCTAAAGCTATCATTGCACATGCATTGATTTTTGAATCAGCTAAAACGATTGATTTTAATGGATTGAAAGTCAAAACAGGCGATGCCTTTGAACAATGGCTTAGCTTTGAAAGTTTGTTGACAGGTACTGGTGAAGATCTGGGCACAGCACTAACAGAGGATGACGACTCCACATTACTCTACACATCAGGTACAACAGGTAATCCAAAGGGCGTCCTGTTAACACATCGTAGTGTGCTTGCTGTATCCACTATGATTGCAATTGAAATGGAAGTAAAACCAGAAAGTAAGCTGCTCTTAATGATGCCACTTAGTCATTCAGCACCGCTTAATTTATTTTTGATTACATCGATTCTGGTTGGGGCAACAGCTGTATTAACACCAACATTTACACCGGATTTATTGTTGGAAACAGTTCAAACTTACAAAACAACTCACTTTTTCGGGGCACCTGTAGCCTATTTATTAACTGCAAGCTCTCCTAAATTACAGGATTATGACTTAACTTCAATGAAGTGGTGGGTATATGGTGGTGCACCTTTATCAGAAAAGGAAATTTTATTTGTACAAGATAAATTCACAACAGATCGTCTCGTTTGTGTATATGGTTTAACTGAGGCTGGGCCAAGTGGTTCCATTTTACTTGCAGCTGACCATCCACAGCGTGCGGGTTCTATCGGGAAACGTGCACCATACGGGACAGAGTTACGCATCGTCAATGACCAATTTGAAGATGTAGCAGCAGGTGAAGTCGGTGAGATTGTTCTCCATGGTGAAGGCAATATGAAGGAATACTATAAAAACCCTGAAGCTACACAAGTAACTTTGCAGAACGGTTGGATTCGTTCTGGAGATTTAGCAAAAATAGATGAAGATGGATATGTATATATTGTGGATCGAAAAAAGGATGTCATTTTTTCAGGTGGTATCACGATATATCCGAAAGAGATTGAAGATGTACTCTTACAAATTGAACCTATTTTTGAAGTAGCTGTGATCGGAGTTCCCCACGTTGAATGGGGTGAAACTGTAAAAGTCATCTATGCAGCGAAGCAAACGGTGTCGGAAGCAGAAATTCGAGATTATTTATGCAAACATTTGGCAAGCTATAAAATTCCGCGACTGTATGAGCAAGTAGAAGTACTACCACGAAATGCTTCAGGGAAAATTTTAAAGCACACGTTAAAAGGAGATGGCCACCATGCAGGTATTAGCTGAGCAGCAGGAACGTACACAAAACTTTTACGTACACGATACGACGTTACAGCAAATTTTGCAGGATATGCTGAGTGAACCTTTTTATCAATATGCAAACAGAGAACTTACGACGTTTGGCAAACATGTTGCCACTATTATTGATGCACGAGCAAAAGTAACAGACCGTGAAGGCGAACCTCGATTACAGCGCTATAATGAATACGGTGAGGAAGTCAGCCAGGTCATTGTTAATGAAGGCTATAAAAATACGGTCAAAGAAACATATGAAACAGGAATTGTTGGCTATGTGCACAAAAAAATTCCTGAGCTCAATCAAAAAGGAAATTATGTATATAGCTTTGCACAAGGCTATTTATTATCACAAGCAGAGCCCGGCTTTTATTGCCCGGTCACATTAACAATGGCGACAGCATATTTACTAGACCATTTCGCAAATGAGGACGTTAAACAACGCTTTTTACCACATATTTTGGCAACGGGCGATGTAGAACTTTTTGAAGGTGCGACATTTCTAACTGAGCGTCAAGGAGGTTCAGATGTAGGTGCCAATGTTGTCCGTGCTGTCAAAGATGGTGAGCACTATCATTTATTTGGTGAAAAATATTTCGCCTCGAATGCAGGGATGTGTGGTGTCGCGATGGTGCTTGCCAGAATGGAAGATGCACCAAGTGGATCAAAAGGGTTAACGTTATTTGCGGTACCTTGGAAGCGTGAAGATGGTACATTGAATGGCATTACCATACGACGCTTAAAAGATAAATTAGGTGTGCGTGCCGTACCTTCTGGTGAAGTCGTATTTGATGGGGCACAGGCATTTGTTGTCGGCAATCCATCAAAGGGAATTTACTACATGTTAGAGGCACTGAATTTATCACGGATTTGCAATGCAGCCGCATCATTAGGCATTATGAAGCGCGCATTAGATGAAGCGACAAACTACGCGACTGGCCGTCATGCATTTGGACATCGCTTGTTAGATTATCCAATGGTTCAACAAACAATTGGAACGCTTAAAGCAAAGCATCACGCATCACTTGTAACATTGTTTGATTTAATTCAATTATATGACGATGTTTCTTCTGGTCGCGTCGGTCAAGAGCAGCAATTGATTGTCCGCTTATTAATTGCACTCGTGAAAAAAGAAACAGCTGAGCAGGCGATTCATTTTGCACATGAAGCAATTGAAATGCATGGTGGAAATGGCTATATTGAAGACTTTGTCACACCACGTTTACTGCGTGATGCACAAGTATTAACAGTATGGGAAGGTACAGCGAATATATTAGCGCATGAACTAATCCGAATTATTAAGCAAGAAGGCCATCAGCTACTTCTCACTTTACTAGAGCAGCGGTTAGTACCATTACAAGGAGCCGAAGTACAATTTATTAAGGTACGATTGCAAGATCTCACGACTCAAATGGATCAATTCACCAAATTACCAGCACCTGTTCAAACATTAGAGGCAAAAGGATTAATGAAAAAATTAAGCGATTTGTATGAAAGTGTTGTTGTGTTAGAGCATGCGACAAAACACGGCAAGCGCGAGCAACAGCTGGCACAAATTTATATTCAGCAAACATGGAAAACGATATCATTTGGTGAAGTACCACTGGCTGTTCAATATTCATAAGGTCATTCACCAAACAAAAAACTTGCAACAGGTAAGGGATTGCCCTTTCCGTTGCAAGTTTTTTAATGAATCAATTATGACTTAGCAAAATTGATTAAAGGAATTTAAATTTACCTTTTTTAAGTGTTAAGCCCACGCCACCTACTAGGAATAATGCACGGTCATCAACAACTTTTTTAAGAGCTGATGCTGTTTTACCAGTAAACTTACGACCCATTGCACTACCAATTGCATCATCATGACCTAAAGAGCATACCGCTCCTTTGTCATCATAAACGAATGTTTCTGTATCTTGGTCATTCATTAAGTGCTTAATGTTTTTCGCAATGTTTACAGCTTGTTGCATTGCAATTTGTGCTGTTGGTGGGTATGGACGACCCGCTTCTTCGTTTAATAAGAATGCACAGTCACCTACTACGAACACATCGTCAAATCCTGGAGCACGCATATCTTTACGTACTGCAATACGCGCACGGTTTGATTCGATACCTGATGATTCTACTAATGCGTTACCACGAACACCTGCAGCCCATACAACTGTACCAGCTTTAATAAATTCGAATTCATCTTCACCTTTTTTGATATTAACGCCTTCTGGAGTCGCTTCAACAAGTGGTGTACCGATTGAGAATTCGATGCCTTTTTTCGATAATTGTGTTTTTGCATATTCTACAAGTTGTGGATCAAAGCCTGGTAATACCATTGGCGCTGCTTCAACACAAAGTACACGTACTTTTTCTTGTGGAATATCAAATTCTTTACATAATTCAGGAACACGGTTACCTAATTCACCTAAGAATTCGATACCTGTGAAACCAGCACCACCTACGATAATTGTAAGCTTGCTGTCATCTTTTACTTCATCTAATGTCCAAGATGCGAATTGGTACTCAATATGCTCACGTACTTGGCGAGCAGTATTGATATTTGATAATGATAATGCGTATTCTTTTAAGCCTGGGATGCCGAATGTTTCTCCTTCAAACCCAAGACCAAATACTAAATAATCATAAGTGAATTCGCCAGCAGTTGTACCTACTTTTTTCGTGTTTACATCAACACTTTCAACAGTAGCTTGTACAAATTTCACACCGCTATTAATAACGCTAGAAATTGGGTAGCGCGCTTTATCTGGTGAGATTGTTCCTGCTCCTACTTCATGTAACCATGTTGTTTCGTAATGGTAATCATTTTTGTTAACTAGAATGATTTCTACTTCGTTAACATTCACCATTTTT is drawn from Solibacillus sp. R5-41 and contains these coding sequences:
- a CDS encoding YuiB family protein, encoding MMNDVSLVQVIISVVLFFVMFFGIGFLLNMLLRMTWLMAIVYPVVVVFIIDEVSFLDYIFKPGSAFPELMDRFQALHLVDIVILSGGFGGAVVAGFVMIALRKAGYRMF
- a CDS encoding NUDIX domain-containing protein encodes the protein MATDRGKVWLGVAAIVENANGEWLLVKKTYGGLKGAWSLPAGFVQQAETVTTAVIREVKEETGIACEVMGLIGFRSGVIMNDISDNMAIFYCQPIEGDPVIHLQEREIAEACWLTPSLIIENEHASVMLKEMAQEHVKRHIHPIIEGVNPGDVFGYSEYHLFFKK
- a CDS encoding MerR family transcriptional regulator — its product is MKSIQQMSKHYRVTARTLRYYEELGILTPNRQGNTRLYSQREEAKMKLIVRGKQFGFTLDEIKEMVHLFNADRTGIKQLERTIQFGDEKIALIDKQIAELMNIRTELEQMKHDFQKKLQVLKGDSS
- a CDS encoding class I adenylate-forming enzyme family protein — translated: MNTSELLTRAARKYPQQTAIQSMGQAVSYAALNFQANQLAQSMQQQGIVKGDKVAIFMPNVTEFVVSYFAIAKLGAIVVPMNAKFTATEIEFVLNHADAKAIIAHALIFESAKTIDFNGLKVKTGDAFEQWLSFESLLTGTGEDLGTALTEDDDSTLLYTSGTTGNPKGVLLTHRSVLAVSTMIAIEMEVKPESKLLLMMPLSHSAPLNLFLITSILVGATAVLTPTFTPDLLLETVQTYKTTHFFGAPVAYLLTASSPKLQDYDLTSMKWWVYGGAPLSEKEILFVQDKFTTDRLVCVYGLTEAGPSGSILLAADHPQRAGSIGKRAPYGTELRIVNDQFEDVAAGEVGEIVLHGEGNMKEYYKNPEATQVTLQNGWIRSGDLAKIDEDGYVYIVDRKKDVIFSGGITIYPKEIEDVLLQIEPIFEVAVIGVPHVEWGETVKVIYAAKQTVSEAEIRDYLCKHLASYKIPRLYEQVEVLPRNASGKILKHTLKGDGHHAGIS
- a CDS encoding acyl-CoA dehydrogenase family protein yields the protein MQVLAEQQERTQNFYVHDTTLQQILQDMLSEPFYQYANRELTTFGKHVATIIDARAKVTDREGEPRLQRYNEYGEEVSQVIVNEGYKNTVKETYETGIVGYVHKKIPELNQKGNYVYSFAQGYLLSQAEPGFYCPVTLTMATAYLLDHFANEDVKQRFLPHILATGDVELFEGATFLTERQGGSDVGANVVRAVKDGEHYHLFGEKYFASNAGMCGVAMVLARMEDAPSGSKGLTLFAVPWKREDGTLNGITIRRLKDKLGVRAVPSGEVVFDGAQAFVVGNPSKGIYYMLEALNLSRICNAAASLGIMKRALDEATNYATGRHAFGHRLLDYPMVQQTIGTLKAKHHASLVTLFDLIQLYDDVSSGRVGQEQQLIVRLLIALVKKETAEQAIHFAHEAIEMHGGNGYIEDFVTPRLLRDAQVLTVWEGTANILAHELIRIIKQEGHQLLLTLLEQRLVPLQGAEVQFIKVRLQDLTTQMDQFTKLPAPVQTLEAKGLMKKLSDLYESVVVLEHATKHGKREQQLAQIYIQQTWKTISFGEVPLAVQYS
- a CDS encoding NAD(P)/FAD-dependent oxidoreductase; this encodes MKRPTILVLGAGYGGLTTVVNLQKMVNVNEVEIILVNKNDYHYETTWLHEVGAGTISPDKARYPISSVINSGVKFVQATVESVDVNTKKVGTTAGEFTYDYLVFGLGFEGETFGIPGLKEYALSLSNINTARQVREHIEYQFASWTLDEVKDDSKLTIIVGGAGFTGIEFLGELGNRVPELCKEFDIPQEKVRVLCVEAAPMVLPGFDPQLVEYAKTQLSKKGIEFSIGTPLVEATPEGVNIKKGEDEFEFIKAGTVVWAAGVRGNALVESSGIESNRARIAVRKDMRAPGFDDVFVVGDCAFLLNEEAGRPYPPTAQIAMQQAVNIAKNIKHLMNDQDTETFVYDDKGAVCSLGHDDAIGSAMGRKFTGKTASALKKVVDDRALFLVGGVGLTLKKGKFKFL